One segment of Nostoc piscinale CENA21 DNA contains the following:
- a CDS encoding HetP family heterocyst commitment protein yields the protein MNHNITSVSNFNKGINPQQFDQIVEAILAGKYSWACVLMLRVAGYNPLHYIPYRTYNRLLKENSSPSRTQQQEVSSVDKSVATNCLGKIKDLTYLEVVGKQKTEIRGGNMEQWLAQEVQEEQPQTSASNSDNTQEFSLKFSGANNILDFRF from the coding sequence ATGAATCACAACATAACTAGCGTCAGTAACTTTAATAAAGGTATCAATCCCCAACAATTTGACCAAATAGTAGAAGCAATTCTGGCTGGTAAGTACTCTTGGGCATGTGTGTTAATGCTGCGTGTGGCTGGTTACAACCCATTACATTACATTCCTTATCGCACTTATAACAGGTTGCTCAAAGAAAACTCTTCCCCAAGTAGAACGCAACAACAAGAAGTATCATCTGTGGATAAATCTGTAGCAACTAATTGCTTGGGCAAAATTAAAGACTTAACTTACCTTGAGGTTGTAGGTAAACAAAAAACCGAAATTCGTGGGGGTAATATGGAGCAATGGTTAGCTCAAGAAGTTCAAGAAGAACAACCCCAAACATCCGCATCAAATAGCGACAACACTCAAGAGTTTTCCTTAAAATTCAGTGGTGCTAATAATATTTTGGATTTTAGATTTTAG